A DNA window from Acetobacter aceti NBRC 14818 contains the following coding sequences:
- a CDS encoding orotate phosphoribosyltransferase, protein MKHMIGQESVLGNDASAWDRDAALTTARLLLEIKAVNFRPEDPYTLTSGWKSPVYIDCRRIIFFPRARAKIMELGVEKIGRHVGYESIDAVVGGETAGIPFAAWFADRMMTPMAYIRKKPKGFGRNAQIEGDVPEGMRTLLVEDLTTDGASKIGFAKALRNAGAIVDHTFVVFFYGVFPGAHKTLSEMGITLHSLCTWWDVLEACAERPYFSEGAAAEVRRFLEDPCAWSAKHGGVGSLEEALALKTARDS, encoded by the coding sequence ATGAAGCACATGATCGGACAGGAATCGGTTCTCGGCAATGATGCCTCTGCGTGGGACCGGGATGCAGCCCTTACAACCGCCCGGCTTCTTCTGGAAATCAAGGCGGTCAACTTTCGCCCTGAAGATCCCTATACACTGACATCCGGCTGGAAGTCGCCCGTCTATATCGACTGCCGCCGCATCATCTTCTTCCCCCGTGCCCGGGCGAAAATCATGGAGCTCGGTGTCGAGAAAATCGGCCGTCACGTGGGATATGAAAGCATCGACGCCGTAGTCGGTGGTGAAACGGCAGGCATTCCTTTCGCGGCATGGTTTGCCGACCGCATGATGACGCCGATGGCCTATATCCGCAAAAAGCCCAAAGGGTTTGGCCGCAACGCCCAGATCGAAGGCGATGTGCCGGAAGGCATGCGTACTCTTCTTGTTGAAGACCTGACGACCGACGGGGCATCAAAAATCGGTTTTGCCAAGGCTCTGCGCAATGCAGGCGCGATTGTCGATCATACGTTCGTGGTGTTCTTCTACGGCGTGTTCCCCGGCGCGCATAAGACGCTCTCGGAAATGGGCATCACCCTGCACTCCCTCTGCACCTGGTGGGATGTGCTGGAAGCCTGCGCCGAGCGTCCATATTTCTCGGAAGGCGCTGCTGCTGAGGTGCGTCGCTTCCTTGAAGACCCCTGCGCATGGTCCGCCAAACATGGCGGCGTCGGCAGCCTTGAGGAAGCCTTGGCCCTGAAAACAGCCCGTGATTCCTGA
- a CDS encoding acyl carrier protein: MAMTPERIRKRLVRVFNTILPGKSAEEIPEATMDNTEAWDSLATLSLFTLAEEEFGIKLGLDLIGQTKSFAALEKLVTEKVG, from the coding sequence ATGGCCATGACCCCTGAGCGTATTCGCAAGCGCCTCGTTCGCGTGTTCAATACCATTCTGCCGGGAAAAAGCGCTGAGGAAATCCCCGAAGCAACAATGGACAACACGGAAGCCTGGGACTCTCTGGCGACACTGTCACTCTTCACGCTCGCGGAAGAAGAGTTCGGCATCAAGCTTGGACTGGACCTGATCGGTCAGACCAAAAGTTTTGCAGCACTTGAAAAGCTGGTGACCGAAAAAGTCGGCTGA
- a CDS encoding HAD-IIIC family phosphatase, whose amino-acid sequence MSDLPLSAKIIPGLGDILSTGTRIVAGAWPFGEADSFRELKVHIMGTTTTDMLARAIAIGCVQENIRPHITQSLYGSFMQDVLNPASEFYSIKPDIAVIVSDWRSLVADIPASTSEEDVSAIIDKKANEILSMWRRISQNCGAKIIHHFPPPPQFRLTGVAEQYLPASYTNQLQLLLRRLWSAETFGVQIIDFGQFALEYGNAAAFAPRSWYSAKLPIENSALPAYVPLFRSALRGALNTAKKALVLDLDNTLWGGVIGDDGVDGIKIGSGDAVSEAYAAFQSYVKLLADRGIILAVCSKNNPDIAKTGFDKSGSILKVGDFAAFEASWGDKASGLRKIAKQLNIGLDALVFVDDNPAECTLVQQELPQIGTVHLDGDPADFIAQVEQGYWFQFQKYSRDDFARTQAYAMRAAALAEQDDASDLPSYLRSLEMLGQAVRPSEGQIERVVQLGQKTNQFNLLTQRFDEQTVRGFMADDGNVVLACSLKDKFGDHGLVSVLIAQKQNDDLDIVEWTMSCRVFSRTFEQFIMNELIRIAQERNIRRIVGRFKATAKNSVVADLYERLGFVREGDDVWVLNLADVTAPLETYVTAVSA is encoded by the coding sequence GTGTCTGATTTGCCTCTTTCTGCAAAAATCATCCCCGGTCTCGGTGACATTCTGTCCACCGGAACGCGCATTGTCGCAGGGGCATGGCCGTTTGGGGAGGCAGACAGCTTCCGTGAGCTCAAGGTCCATATCATGGGCACGACAACCACGGACATGCTGGCACGGGCCATCGCCATCGGCTGTGTTCAGGAGAACATCCGCCCGCACATTACCCAGTCACTGTATGGCTCATTCATGCAGGATGTGTTGAATCCGGCCTCCGAATTTTACAGCATCAAGCCGGATATTGCGGTCATTGTCTCGGACTGGCGCAGTCTGGTGGCGGATATTCCGGCCAGCACCAGCGAGGAAGACGTCTCTGCAATCATCGACAAGAAGGCGAATGAAATCCTGTCGATGTGGCGGCGTATCAGCCAGAATTGTGGTGCGAAGATCATCCACCACTTTCCGCCGCCGCCGCAGTTCCGTCTGACCGGTGTTGCCGAACAGTATCTGCCAGCATCCTATACCAACCAGCTTCAGCTCCTTCTCAGAAGACTATGGTCTGCCGAGACTTTCGGTGTGCAGATCATCGATTTCGGTCAGTTTGCGCTGGAATATGGAAATGCTGCCGCGTTTGCGCCCAGAAGCTGGTACAGTGCCAAGTTGCCGATCGAAAACAGCGCTCTGCCTGCCTATGTGCCGTTGTTCCGTTCGGCGCTGCGTGGAGCCCTGAATACGGCGAAAAAGGCTCTTGTCCTCGATCTCGACAACACCCTCTGGGGTGGTGTGATCGGTGATGACGGCGTGGACGGCATCAAGATCGGCAGTGGTGATGCTGTATCCGAGGCTTACGCGGCTTTCCAGAGCTATGTGAAGCTGCTGGCCGATCGAGGCATCATTCTGGCCGTGTGCAGCAAGAACAATCCTGACATTGCCAAGACCGGTTTTGACAAGTCGGGAAGTATTCTCAAGGTCGGTGATTTCGCCGCTTTCGAAGCCTCATGGGGCGATAAGGCCAGCGGTCTGCGCAAGATCGCCAAGCAACTGAATATCGGTCTTGATGCGCTTGTGTTCGTCGATGACAATCCGGCGGAATGCACGCTTGTCCAGCAGGAACTGCCGCAGATCGGAACCGTGCATCTCGATGGTGATCCGGCCGATTTCATCGCGCAGGTCGAGCAGGGCTACTGGTTCCAGTTCCAGAAATACAGCCGCGATGATTTTGCTCGCACGCAGGCCTATGCCATGCGAGCAGCAGCGCTTGCCGAGCAGGATGATGCGTCAGATCTGCCGTCCTATCTCCGTAGCCTGGAGATGCTCGGACAGGCCGTTCGTCCTTCGGAAGGACAGATCGAGCGTGTCGTTCAACTGGGGCAGAAAACCAACCAGTTCAATCTGCTGACTCAGCGCTTCGACGAACAGACAGTCCGTGGTTTCATGGCGGATGACGGCAATGTTGTTCTGGCCTGCTCCCTGAAGGACAAGTTCGGCGATCATGGTCTGGTGTCCGTTCTGATTGCCCAGAAGCAGAATGACGATCTCGATATCGTCGAATGGACGATGAGCTGCCGCGTGTTCTCTCGTACCTTCGAGCAGTTCATCATGAATGAACTGATCCGGATCGCTCAGGAGCGAAACATCCGGCGCATCGTGGGGCGCTTCAAGGCAACGGCTAAAAACAGCGTTGTGGCTGATCTCTATGAACGTCTCGGCTTCGTGCGGGAGGGTGATGATGTGTGGGTGCTGAATCTCGCAGACGTCACAGCGCCGCTTGAAACCTATGTGACAGCGGTTTCCGCATAA
- a CDS encoding ELM1/GtrOC1 family putative glycosyltransferase, producing the protein MTDVLEPSPVPVWVIESAQPGGCGPAHALAGRLGCSFRRLRDASFVENDSAPPGLILTAGFSAGMAGLSLRKKLKVPVVHCCSSRSVALAGSRVFDEVILSSWHVPEGKNGRVFPVLGPLSVVSPALYERAERLWRERLEHLPRPRVAVRLEAGWSDSVSDAMLAALQIEMSMRLFGGSVMVTIGEGVSPAFANAFAEGLGSCIKLIWRHGEPDDNPGLGFTACADAVLIYGARVSALIEATASVLPVFLGHIPGRFGAYNSLARALLERENVRIFDSDFSPWPREPLDESGRAANYIRDKFEI; encoded by the coding sequence ATGACGGACGTTCTGGAGCCGTCACCTGTGCCTGTATGGGTGATTGAATCGGCTCAGCCGGGAGGATGTGGACCGGCGCATGCTCTTGCCGGTCGCCTTGGATGTTCTTTCAGACGTCTGAGGGATGCGTCTTTTGTCGAGAATGATTCCGCTCCGCCGGGCCTTATCCTGACAGCAGGGTTTTCTGCCGGGATGGCAGGTCTTTCCCTGCGTAAGAAACTGAAGGTGCCTGTTGTCCACTGTTGTAGCAGCCGATCGGTGGCTCTGGCAGGAAGTCGCGTTTTTGATGAGGTGATTCTCTCGTCCTGGCATGTGCCGGAAGGGAAGAATGGCCGTGTCTTTCCTGTTCTGGGGCCGTTGAGCGTTGTGTCTCCGGCTCTTTATGAGCGCGCCGAACGGCTCTGGCGGGAGAGGCTGGAGCACTTGCCGCGACCAAGAGTTGCCGTGCGGCTTGAAGCCGGATGGAGTGATTCTGTTTCTGACGCCATGCTGGCGGCACTGCAGATCGAGATGAGTATGAGGCTGTTCGGAGGTTCCGTAATGGTCACAATCGGCGAGGGAGTTTCCCCAGCCTTTGCGAATGCTTTTGCGGAGGGGCTAGGCTCATGCATCAAGCTTATCTGGCGGCATGGTGAACCTGACGACAATCCCGGATTGGGATTTACCGCCTGTGCGGATGCCGTGCTCATCTACGGAGCCCGTGTGTCCGCGCTGATTGAGGCAACGGCGAGCGTTCTTCCGGTGTTTCTGGGGCACATTCCCGGTCGCTTTGGCGCATATAACAGTCTGGCTCGTGCGCTTCTGGAGCGAGAGAATGTCCGGATATTTGACAGCGACTTTTCTCCATGGCCCCGGGAGCCTCTTGATGAGTCTGGGCGCGCTGCAAACTATATCAGAGACAAATTTGAAATATAA
- a CDS encoding Dps family protein translates to MSKSSASSKAEQARSAEVQHYLGTPSDLPKEGVENISAALRALLADVFALYLKTKNFHWHMSGRHFRDLHLMLDDQGAELLAMTDPLAERARRIGGLTLHSIGEISRLQRIKDNDAVYVDAPDMIAELCEDNKQLVAAMRQVHGLTDEVGDCATTSLLENWIDESEKRTWFLFEVTRTTFGSNS, encoded by the coding sequence ATGAGCAAGTCATCTGCTTCCAGCAAAGCCGAGCAGGCACGTTCCGCTGAAGTCCAGCATTATCTGGGCACACCTTCGGATCTACCCAAGGAAGGCGTGGAAAATATCTCCGCCGCTCTCCGTGCCCTGCTTGCTGACGTCTTCGCCCTCTATCTGAAAACGAAAAATTTCCACTGGCACATGAGCGGTCGCCATTTCCGCGATCTGCACCTGATGCTGGATGATCAGGGAGCAGAACTGCTGGCCATGACCGATCCTCTGGCGGAACGCGCCCGCCGTATCGGTGGCCTGACGCTTCATTCGATCGGCGAGATCAGTCGCTTGCAGCGCATCAAGGACAATGACGCCGTCTATGTCGATGCGCCTGACATGATTGCCGAGCTGTGTGAGGACAACAAGCAGCTGGTCGCCGCCATGCGTCAGGTCCATGGCCTGACGGACGAGGTCGGAGACTGCGCCACGACCAGCCTGCTGGAAAACTGGATCGACGAAAGCGAAAAGCGGACGTGGTTCCTGTTTGAAGTCACGCGCACCACGTTTGGCTCCAACAGCTGA
- the gspD gene encoding type II secretion system secretin GspD yields the protein MKNQQGLSLAVGMLSLLSLAGCQENEPVVTPLPGAVVSMNAPERTNGQISVATGSKALASYGRHSSSGLVPAGQGEGGDITLNFAGTDVRAAVDQILGDLMGVNYTIDPGVQGTVTLRVTHPIRRDQLLPVLKDILAGSGATVVQDNGLYRVVPLAGGRSGGGPGGGAEQGQIAIALKYTSAENLAKVLKPFEQNGGHIAASTGSNVIIVSGDPASRQALADLVRSFDTDILSGMSYALLPSISGNAQELSHALQTALDAGKNGALSGQLQIVPMSRIDSVLVVAHTERQIADIQRLYRLVEARRYKTARVWNVYYLQNERANDVAYVLQQAFTPSHVTARPTTQNASVGQMGNAMSQNGMSGGSSSGVGSSMGDSSQQQGLGGLSSGSSNGSSGQSDGMSGSGGSQSSQQQDDGISNNPLLGGLGNQGSGESSRETVKIIPDLQNNSILVYGTPEETGDVIAMLHKIDIIPLQVRIDATVAEVTLNDNLKYGTQFFFKSGGVNGILSSATQSLGTSTLTSSQLSSSFPGFVLGGSSQGGAPFVINLLQGITKVQVLSSPELMVMDNQSASLMVGDLVPYLTGSTTGVLTSNSTITNSINYQPTGVILQITPHVSNGDLVTLDVSQQVSQVSSSTTTTGSGSINSPTFSERQVKSRVEIADGQTVGLAGMITDNRQTGNQGMPWVKDIPLLGALAGDQTNSRSRTELLVLITPHVIHSQTDAAKLTEDMRELLPHAAMLQPELAKLPMSGSSNPNHRVLKALGLND from the coding sequence ATGAAAAATCAGCAGGGCCTGTCACTGGCAGTTGGAATGCTTTCGTTGCTGTCGCTGGCGGGATGTCAGGAAAATGAGCCAGTCGTTACACCGTTGCCGGGCGCTGTCGTGTCGATGAATGCGCCGGAACGGACAAACGGTCAGATCAGCGTCGCGACAGGCTCAAAAGCACTGGCATCTTATGGCCGTCATTCTTCAAGCGGACTGGTGCCAGCCGGACAGGGTGAGGGGGGTGACATCACCCTTAACTTCGCGGGAACGGATGTCAGGGCTGCGGTTGATCAGATCCTTGGTGACCTGATGGGTGTCAATTATACGATTGATCCCGGTGTGCAGGGCACCGTCACATTGCGGGTGACGCATCCGATCAGACGCGATCAGCTGCTTCCTGTGCTGAAAGATATCCTTGCCGGTTCTGGTGCGACAGTCGTGCAGGACAACGGTCTGTATCGTGTCGTTCCTCTTGCCGGAGGCAGGTCTGGCGGCGGTCCGGGCGGAGGCGCTGAACAGGGACAGATCGCGATTGCGCTGAAATACACATCTGCGGAAAATCTGGCCAAGGTACTGAAACCATTCGAACAGAATGGAGGGCATATTGCTGCCTCCACCGGTTCGAACGTGATCATCGTCAGTGGTGATCCAGCCAGTCGTCAGGCCCTTGCTGATCTCGTCAGAAGTTTTGATACAGACATTCTGTCTGGCATGTCCTATGCGCTTCTCCCGTCAATATCGGGAAACGCACAGGAACTGTCGCACGCTTTGCAGACAGCGCTCGACGCCGGAAAGAACGGCGCACTGTCAGGACAGCTTCAGATCGTGCCAATGTCGCGTATCGATAGTGTCCTCGTCGTCGCACACACGGAGCGGCAGATTGCTGACATACAGAGGCTGTATCGTCTGGTTGAGGCGCGACGGTACAAAACAGCACGCGTCTGGAATGTCTATTATCTCCAGAATGAGCGTGCGAATGACGTGGCCTACGTCCTGCAGCAGGCATTTACTCCAAGCCATGTAACGGCTCGCCCGACAACGCAGAATGCGTCGGTTGGTCAGATGGGCAACGCGATGAGCCAGAATGGCATGTCTGGCGGCAGTAGCTCGGGCGTCGGCTCTTCCATGGGGGATAGCAGTCAGCAACAGGGGCTGGGGGGACTGTCATCCGGGAGCAGTAATGGCTCCAGCGGGCAGAGTGACGGCATGTCAGGAAGCGGCGGTAGCCAGTCCTCCCAGCAGCAGGATGACGGCATCTCCAACAATCCTCTGCTTGGCGGTCTTGGTAATCAGGGGAGTGGTGAAAGCTCCCGTGAGACTGTGAAAATCATTCCTGATTTGCAGAATAATTCGATACTTGTTTACGGCACACCAGAAGAAACCGGCGATGTGATCGCCATGCTGCACAAGATCGACATCATTCCCCTGCAGGTGCGGATCGACGCCACAGTGGCGGAAGTCACGCTGAATGATAATCTGAAATACGGAACGCAGTTCTTTTTCAAATCCGGCGGCGTGAACGGTATCCTGAGTAGCGCCACCCAGAGTCTTGGCACGTCAACACTGACCTCCTCCCAGTTGAGCAGTTCATTCCCCGGCTTTGTGTTGGGTGGAAGCAGTCAGGGAGGTGCACCTTTCGTCATCAATCTTCTTCAGGGAATCACCAAGGTTCAGGTTCTGTCCTCACCGGAACTGATGGTCATGGATAACCAGTCCGCCTCATTGATGGTGGGTGATCTGGTGCCATATCTGACCGGCTCCACCACAGGCGTGCTGACCTCCAATTCCACAATCACGAACTCCATCAATTATCAGCCGACCGGCGTTATTCTCCAGATCACACCGCACGTCAGTAATGGCGATCTGGTGACATTGGATGTGTCGCAGCAGGTCAGTCAGGTCTCGTCTTCGACGACGACCACCGGCAGCGGCTCCATCAACAGTCCGACCTTTTCCGAACGTCAGGTGAAATCTCGCGTCGAGATTGCTGACGGACAGACGGTTGGTCTTGCCGGCATGATCACGGACAATCGTCAGACTGGAAATCAGGGCATGCCGTGGGTTAAGGACATCCCGCTTCTGGGTGCTCTGGCGGGAGACCAGACCAATTCACGTTCCCGGACGGAACTGCTGGTGCTGATTACACCGCATGTCATTCACAGTCAGACGGACGCAGCAAAGCTGACAGAAGATATGCGCGAACTGCTGCCTCACGCGGCGATGCTGCAACCTGAGCTGGCCAAGCTGCCCATGTCGGGATCGTCGAATCCCAATCATCGTGTTCTCAAAGCTCTTGGATTGAATGACTGA
- the ykgO gene encoding type B 50S ribosomal protein L36, which translates to MKIRNSLKSAKVRDKDCRVVRRRGRVYVINKKNPRMKARQG; encoded by the coding sequence ATGAAGATCAGAAACAGCCTCAAGTCGGCAAAAGTCCGCGACAAGGACTGCCGCGTTGTGCGTCGTCGCGGTCGCGTCTACGTCATCAATAAGAAGAACCCGCGCATGAAGGCACGTCAGGGCTGA
- a CDS encoding tRNA1(Val) (adenine(37)-N6)-methyltransferase gives MAALIPARPGNRVLEAGCGAGAGLLCLSARVENLMLTGFEIDPATAALARINLVLNASKDTQIVTGDICNAGQILNDTPEISSFRFDHIFANPPWHREDATASPEPRRDKARRARKDTLHRWISTFASLLREKGSLTMAIPSTRLAETLAACEKVRIGSAEIIPLWPHEGEEARIVLIRARRGGQAGSRILPGLVLHKDDGSFTPAAEAILRNGQPLYSESFRSPRRVSGPHKDI, from the coding sequence ATGGCGGCCCTCATTCCCGCACGCCCGGGAAACCGCGTGCTGGAGGCCGGATGCGGTGCTGGCGCTGGCCTGCTGTGCCTTTCAGCCCGCGTGGAAAACCTGATGCTCACAGGATTCGAAATCGATCCGGCGACAGCGGCCTTGGCCCGCATCAATCTCGTTCTCAACGCCAGCAAGGATACGCAGATTGTTACCGGAGACATCTGCAATGCAGGTCAGATTTTAAACGACACGCCGGAAATCTCATCTTTCCGATTCGATCATATTTTCGCCAACCCCCCCTGGCATCGCGAGGACGCGACAGCCTCTCCCGAGCCGCGACGGGACAAGGCGCGCCGCGCCAGAAAAGACACCCTGCATCGCTGGATTTCCACTTTCGCCAGTCTCCTGCGGGAAAAAGGCTCCCTGACGATGGCGATTCCCAGCACACGACTGGCTGAGACTCTCGCCGCCTGTGAAAAAGTGCGGATCGGGAGTGCTGAAATCATCCCTCTCTGGCCTCACGAGGGAGAAGAAGCACGGATCGTGCTGATTCGCGCCCGTCGCGGCGGACAGGCGGGTTCCAGGATTCTGCCAGGATTAGTTCTGCACAAGGATGATGGCAGTTTCACTCCTGCCGCAGAGGCGATCCTGAGAAACGGACAGCCTCTGTATTCCGAGTCCTTCAGGAGCCCAAGACGAGTCTCAGGTCCTCACAAGGACATCTGA
- the murI gene encoding glutamate racemase produces the protein MPDQSPAGESFIPSPARGRILAFDSGIGGLGIVAALRRRLPDAHISYIADTALFPYGEQEDAALCAHIVALLKDAIDICKPDVVVVACNTASTLALGALREACPETPFVGCVPAIRWAARISRSRVIGLLATRATVRRPYVNSLRQEFAPDCTLIAHGARHLADYAEEAFRGKPPAPHLIEREVAGLFGQPDGDRIDAVALGCTHYTFLYEALRAASPKHVAWLDPADAVARHTATVLEALGVSVTQYDTAEHLWFTAPPVDVAEPEAHLRPFGYTHAEQWAIPDQELSLPSCLRSL, from the coding sequence ATGCCAGATCAGTCACCAGCCGGAGAGAGTTTTATCCCCTCTCCGGCCAGAGGCCGTATTCTGGCGTTTGATTCCGGTATTGGCGGACTTGGCATTGTCGCGGCACTGCGTCGTCGTCTGCCTGACGCCCATATAAGCTACATCGCAGACACGGCCCTGTTTCCTTACGGAGAGCAGGAAGATGCAGCGCTCTGCGCTCATATCGTAGCCCTCCTGAAAGACGCGATCGACATCTGCAAACCCGACGTCGTTGTCGTCGCCTGCAATACAGCCAGCACGCTGGCGCTTGGTGCGTTACGAGAAGCCTGCCCGGAGACGCCCTTTGTCGGGTGTGTTCCAGCCATTCGCTGGGCTGCCCGCATCAGCCGAAGCCGCGTCATCGGGTTGCTCGCCACCCGGGCAACCGTGCGCCGTCCCTATGTGAACTCACTACGCCAAGAATTTGCGCCTGATTGCACACTCATCGCCCACGGTGCGCGTCATCTGGCCGACTACGCCGAGGAAGCTTTCAGAGGAAAGCCTCCCGCCCCCCATCTGATCGAGCGGGAAGTCGCTGGCTTGTTCGGGCAACCGGACGGAGACCGCATTGATGCCGTCGCATTGGGCTGCACACATTACACATTCCTGTATGAAGCCCTGCGTGCCGCCTCACCCAAGCATGTTGCCTGGCTTGATCCGGCAGATGCAGTTGCCCGACACACCGCTACTGTGTTGGAAGCTCTGGGAGTGTCAGTAACTCAATACGATACAGCGGAGCATCTCTGGTTCACTGCTCCACCGGTTGATGTAGCCGAACCGGAGGCTCATCTGCGTCCGTTTGGTTACACCCACGCAGAACAATGGGCTATTCCGGATCAGGAGCTCAGCCTCCCATCCTGTCTACGAAGTCTCTGA
- a CDS encoding polyprenyl synthetase family protein, giving the protein MHVAVNLPNTEGAASPNAGQVEKKAGDSTRVDDAVKPQNSENVLKALADYLADDMMACNREIVARMQSDVPLIPQLAAHLVAAGGKRLRPLLVLAAARVAGYREHGDDMRHVGVAACVEFIHTATLLHDDVVDNSQLRRGLASANAVFGNKASVLVGDFLFARAFQILTADGSLPVMAILSAASATLAEGEVMQMTTQNDLTTTVDRYLQVIYGKTAALFAAACETGAVVAKADDQTREALRQYGANLGMAFQLVDDALDYAADQAVLGKTVGDDFYEGKVTLPVLAAYHAGDSDEQAFWTRTIENNEEQQDGDLERALDLIAKTNAIDVTMEKAREYAEAASAALDQVSEACLAANADMEPLRQLLKDVAIYTVDRAR; this is encoded by the coding sequence TTGCACGTTGCAGTCAATCTGCCGAATACGGAGGGCGCCGCAAGCCCGAATGCAGGTCAGGTCGAAAAGAAGGCTGGCGACAGCACACGTGTGGATGATGCCGTGAAACCTCAGAACAGTGAAAACGTCCTGAAAGCTCTGGCTGACTATCTCGCCGATGACATGATGGCCTGCAACAGGGAAATCGTGGCGCGGATGCAGAGCGACGTGCCGCTGATCCCGCAACTGGCAGCCCATCTGGTGGCGGCAGGCGGTAAGCGGCTTCGGCCCCTGCTGGTGCTCGCAGCAGCCCGTGTGGCCGGATATCGGGAACATGGCGACGATATGCGCCATGTGGGCGTGGCGGCCTGTGTGGAGTTCATCCATACGGCGACTCTGCTCCATGACGATGTGGTCGATAACAGCCAGCTTCGCCGCGGTCTGGCGAGCGCAAACGCCGTGTTCGGCAACAAGGCCTCGGTGCTCGTCGGCGATTTCCTGTTTGCCCGTGCCTTCCAGATTCTGACGGCTGACGGCTCTCTGCCAGTCATGGCCATCCTCTCCGCCGCATCCGCAACGCTGGCGGAAGGTGAGGTCATGCAGATGACCACGCAGAACGACCTGACCACGACAGTCGATCGCTATCTGCAGGTCATCTATGGCAAGACGGCGGCTCTGTTCGCCGCTGCCTGCGAAACCGGAGCGGTGGTCGCCAAGGCCGACGACCAGACGAGGGAGGCGCTGCGTCAGTATGGCGCGAATCTCGGCATGGCGTTCCAGCTTGTGGACGACGCGCTTGATTACGCCGCTGATCAGGCCGTGCTGGGCAAGACGGTTGGTGATGATTTCTACGAAGGAAAAGTCACCCTGCCAGTGCTGGCTGCCTATCACGCTGGCGACAGCGATGAGCAGGCTTTCTGGACGCGCACGATCGAGAACAACGAAGAGCAGCAGGACGGTGACCTTGAGCGTGCGCTTGACCTGATTGCGAAGACAAACGCCATCGACGTGACAATGGAAAAGGCCCGCGAATACGCCGAGGCAGCGAGTGCTGCTCTGGATCAGGTCTCGGAAGCCTGTCTGGCTGCGAATGCCGATATGGAGCCGTTGCGTCAGTTGTTGAAAGATGTCGCCATCTACACGGTCGATCGCGCCCGCTAA
- a CDS encoding tetratricopeptide repeat protein, whose protein sequence is MNRISPIASLALLLATTAAQAEPAATGATPAAKPASPQKLSAETKKAGLVAQLAASKNPTEAALIRGQLEEIRAQSIRPATRLLMRRAARELSSEKPGDAVEDFGAALSLQNDVAVLWRLRAQARLMGGDTSGAISDLGVALQHDGNDAVSWQLLTAAEDAAGDGQAALKAWQRVMELDPQLPGAARKFEKLQLKAFGRPT, encoded by the coding sequence ATGAACAGAATTTCGCCCATTGCCTCTCTGGCTCTCCTGTTGGCCACGACGGCTGCGCAAGCCGAACCTGCTGCAACAGGAGCGACCCCCGCCGCGAAACCTGCCTCACCGCAAAAGCTCTCGGCTGAGACCAAAAAAGCCGGACTTGTGGCCCAGCTTGCCGCGTCAAAAAATCCCACGGAAGCTGCGCTGATCCGGGGACAGCTTGAAGAAATCCGGGCACAATCCATCAGACCCGCGACAAGATTGCTCATGCGGCGTGCGGCGCGTGAACTGTCGAGCGAGAAGCCCGGCGATGCTGTTGAGGATTTCGGTGCGGCCCTGTCGCTGCAGAATGACGTTGCCGTCCTGTGGCGATTGCGGGCGCAGGCGCGGCTGATGGGGGGCGATACCAGCGGTGCGATCAGTGATCTTGGTGTTGCGCTTCAGCATGATGGAAATGATGCGGTAAGCTGGCAGCTTCTGACTGCCGCGGAGGACGCTGCTGGAGATGGGCAGGCTGCTCTAAAGGCGTGGCAGCGCGTAATGGAGCTTGATCCACAGTTGCCGGGAGCCGCCAGGAAGTTTGAAAAGCTGCAACTGAAGGCTTTTGGACGGCCAACCTGA